AAGCAGGAGAAAGCGGGGAACATTACCGTTCTGGGGCTGGAATCGATCAAATCGGTTACCCCGGACTATTCGGTCAAAGCGGGGTCGAACCAGTTGTCGATGACGCCTATCAAGACGTCCTTGTCTGGCGCCAAAGTCGAGCTCAACGCACGCTACGTTAATGTCCAAGGGCTGGATGTGGCGATAAAGTCCGAAATGGATCTGCAACTGAAGGCTGACGACGTTTATACGAACGCCCTGGGGATAAGCATGACCGCAGTACAGAATGTACGAGTCAATGCTGCCAAGACCATCATCATGGGCGAGATCATCCAGCTGGGCTGATGCTGCCATGAAAATCACCAAACCCGACGATGTGATACTGCTTCTGGGGCGCCAGTCTCATGGCGGCCAGCCAAGCCTGGCTATCACCGTGGGATATGCCTGCGGGACTGACGGCGTCCGGTTGACCGAGCAGCAGGCCTGGGCCTGGCTTGCCCCCATGTTCGACAAAGAGCCGTTCGACCTGGGCGAGAAGAAGCTGCGCGGCGGCTATGCGGTGGCGGGCAGCGCGTGCGCGCCGGCCGGCGAGTCCGTGAACGGCCTTACCGTGCGCGCCGGCGTCGGCAGGCTGGAAAAAAGCCTGCTGGTGCAGGGCGACCGATATTGGACCAGAGGCGTGGCCGGCTGGCAGGCGAGCGCGCCGCGGACGTTCGCGCGCATGCCGCTGGGGCTGGCGCGCGCCTATGGCGGCGGCGGCTGGGCGCACAACCCTCAAGGGCGGGGCCACTGTGCCGACCCGGACCAGGCCGAAGGCACCGCGCTGCCGAATGTCGAGCACCCCGATCATCCGGTGCTCAAGCCATCCGATGTGCCTCCGCTGGCGACGCTGGGCCCCCTGCCGCAAGGCAGCCCGGCGCGCGCGCGCTGGCTGGGAACGCTGGACGCGGCATGGCAGCGCCGCCGGCTGCCTTGGCTGCCCGACGATACCGACCCGCGCTGGTTCGACAGAATGGAACAGGATCAATGCCAGGACGATTACTGGCGCGGCGACGAGACTTGGTTCGCCGAGCACATGCATCCTGGCCACACCGTCCTGCGCGGCAAGCTGCCGGGCCTGCGCCCGCGCCTGCTGCTGCGCAGCGATCGCACGCCCGAGCAGCGCAGCGAAGCGCGGCTGGATCTGGATACGGTGTGGCTGTTTCCCACCGATGAGCGCGTGGTGGTGCTGTATCGTTCCAGCGTGGCGGTCAGGCGCGAAGACGCTGAAGACATGCTGGGGCTGGCCGTCTTCACCGAGGCAATGGATGAGCAGGCACAGCCGCTCGAACATTGGGCCGCCGTGTGGCGGCAACAGGAAGAAGCCGCGGCCGCACCCGCCGAGCCTGTCGTGCCTGCCGCGGTCGCCGCGGCCAGAGAGGCCGATCAAGCCGCCGGCATGGCGGAAATAGAAGCGGCGGCCCAGGAGGCACAGGCGCACGAAAAGGCCGTGCTTAAAGAGCTCGGCGACGAACAGCAAGCAGCCATCGACGAAATCGACCGCTACAGGAAGGCGGCGGGCCTGTCGCCTGCCAGCGAGGTGCTCCAGAGAGCCAAGGCACAGTATGGACATCTGGAAGAGTCGCCGCCCGATATGGACGATTGGCCCGACGATCCGGTGGCATTTGCCCGGGCCGTGCAGAGCTATCTGGATCACGAGCTGGCCCAGGCCGAGGACGAGGCGCGCACCTACTTGAAAGCGCAAGGCCGGGACTTTGACAAAGTCATGGCCAGGGCCAAGGCCGAAGCCCCTCTTCACGACAGCCACGATCTGGCCAAGACACTGGCCGCCATGCCCATGGCGCCCGAGAAAAAGCAGGCCCTGTTAGAGAAATACCAGGTATTCACGAAAAAAATGGATGCCCTGGAGGCAGAGACGGACGAGCTGGAACGGGCCGCCGATGCCATGGCGGCAGAGGCCGCCGAGCCGCCTGCACCCGGCAACGATGAATCGCTGCCGCCCGGACAACGCACGGCGCTGGACCGCGAAACACTGCTGGCGCGGCATGCGGCGGGCCAGTCGTGCGCCTGGGCATTGCTGCAAGACCTGGACCTGTCGGATGTGCCGCTGCACGGCGTGGATCTTTCGAACGCGCAGATCGAGCGCTGCGTTCTGCGCCGCGCCGGCCTGGAGAACGCCAGGTTCCATGAAGCCGAGCTGCGGCAGTGCGATCTGGCGGGCGCCGGGCTGCAAGGTTCAAGTTTCAACCTGGCTCTGCTGACCGACTGCAAACTTGACGGCGTGTCGGCGCAAGGGGCCGATTTCTCGCAGGCGCGCCTGAAGACGGTCAGTCTGGCCAGGGCCGGCCTGGGCGCAACGCAATGGGTGCAAGCGCAGGTGGACGAATGCGGATTTGAACAGGCCGCCATGGACGCGGCTCAGGCAGGCCACGCGCAATTCACGGGCTGCCGCCTGTCGGGCCTGGATGCCGGGCGGGCCGATTTTTCCCGCGCCACGTTCGACCAATGCGTACTGACTGACGCGGTGTTCAACGAGGCCGCCCTGCCCCATGCCACGCTGACCGCCTGCCAGGCCGCCGGCGCCACGTTCGCCGGCGCCCGCATGCCTGGCCTGCGCACCCTGAAGAACAGCGATTTCAGCCGCGCCCGCCTGGACCGCGCACGCATGGAGGACGCCAGCCTGCAAGACACCTGCCTGGCCGGAGCCATTCTGCGCGAAGCGCGGCTGGATCGGAGCCTGGTCAAGAACTGCGATCTGGCCGGCACGGATGCCTGGCACGTGACGGCGCGGGCGGCCAATTTCACCGGCAGCCGCATCGCCCAGGCCAGCTGGCGCGGCGCCAACCTGATGCAGTCGCGCTGGCCGGAAGCCGTGCTGGAAGATGTGGATATGACCGGGGTCAACCTGCATGCGGCCGACACTCGCAGGGCGAGCGTGCAGGGCCTGAAGCTGGAGCAGGCCCTGCTGACCCGTTGCCGCCTGCTCGAGGACTACGCCAATGGCTGATGCCGGTATGAACCCTTTGATCGAGCAACTGCGCACCGGTCACGCCATCCCGGCCGACTCCCTGGCCGGCGCCGACTTGCGCGGCGCCGATCTGAAAGGCCTGCGTCTGCGGGGGCTGGACCTGCGCGGCGCGCGGCTGGACGGCGCCAATTTGTCAGAAACGGCCTGGCAGGCCTGCCACCTGGACGAGGCGCGGTTCGACCAGGCCATCTTGAGCGAAGCCTCTTTTACATCGTGCCAGGGGCGCGGCCTTTCCCTGCACGCGGCGCGCGCAGACCATGTGTGGATGCGGCAGTGCGCCTGGCAGGAAGCCGATTTTCGCCAGGCTGACCTGACCCGTTTTGCCGCGGTAAGCGTCGTTTTTTTCGGGTGCCGGCTGCAGGGGGCCGCGCTGGCCCAGGCATGGCTGTCGCAGTGCGACCTGTCGGGCCTGGATCTGTCTGGCGTGGCTTGGACGCAAACCCACTTTCCGGACTGCCAGCTGCGCGGCGCGCGCCTGGCCGGCGCCAGCCTGGCGCAATGCTCGTTCCACCGGGTCGACGGCAGCGCGGCTGATTTCACCGGCATCCAGGCGGCATCCGTGTCGTTTCATGGCGCGCGGCTCAATGACGCCAGGTTCGACGGCGCCCTGCTCGACGGCGCCATCTTCGACCAGGCGCGGCTCGACCACGCCAGTTTCTCGCGCGCATCGCTGCGTGCCGCCCGTTTGTATGGCGCCGGTTCTCTGGGCGTGAGCTTCGCCGACAGCCAGCTGGCCGAGGCCGACCTGTCTCATTTTCAGGCCGCCCACGCCGATTTCTCGCATGCCGACTTGAGCCGCGCGCGGCTGCATGCCGTGCAGCTGCCCGATGCCCTGTGGCGCGACGCCGTGCTGGATGATGTGCGCCGCGACGACCTCGAATTGCGTGCCGCCGAGCTGTGGCACCCCCCTGTGTAACTGCGAAAGGATTTCATCATGCTCCAACCGCTTGCCTCTACCCGCCCCGGCTGCGCCGATCCTGTTTTGCCCGCCGCCAACCAGGAGGCGAACCTGCAGCACGCCCGTCTGGTCATGAGCGATGGCAAGCGCTACGCCGCGCTGACCAGCCAGGGAACACAATGGGTCACGCCGGCCGCCGGATGCCTGCTGCAGCCCGCGGTCGGCGATCTGGCGCTGGTCAGCCTGGCCGCCGGCCAGGGGTACATCCTGACGGTCCTGGAGCGCGGCGCGCCGGAAACCCCCGCGGAGCTCACCGTGCCGGGGGATCTGCGCCTGTCGTTGCCGGAAGGACGCCTGGCGCTGGCCGCCGCGCGGGGCATTGCACTGGATGCGGGCCCCGCGCTGGATGTGGCGGCCCGGCACTTGAGCGCCGCGCTGCAAGGCGCCGACCTGGCCTGCCAGGCCTTGAAGCTGACCGGGGATGAAGCCTATACGCATTGGCATACCCGCACGGATGTGGCCGGCAGCCGCATGGACGTTGCCGCGCGCAGCGAAAGCCATGTACAGCACAGTGTGCGCCGCATTGCCGGCCACGAAGAGATAAGCGCGCAATCGGTGCGGCAGACGGTCGAGCAGGACTGGTCGGTGCGCGCCGACACGGCGAACCTGAAGGCGCGCGAGCGCGTGGCGCTGGATGCCGCGTCCGTGCAGCTGGGCTGAGGAGGCACATCATGTTTCTGTTGAACAATGCCGGCGCCATGGCCACCGCCACGGTGCCCGATGTGTGCCTGACGCCCGCGGCGCCCTCGCCCATTCCCGTGCCCTACCCCAATATCGCCACCAGCGACATGGCCGATCCCGCCGGGATCGTCGAGACCGTGCTGGTGGTAGCCATGCCGGCCTTGAACCTGGGCAGCAAGATCCTGCTCAGCAATGGCGACCAGGGCGGCACGGCGGGCGGCGGCGTGGCCTGCGGCCAGATCATGGGCGAAGCGGCATTCGTGAGCGGCAGCATGAGCGTCATGGTGGGCGGCAAACCGGGCGTCCAGTTGACCAGCCCGACCACCCACAATGCCAACAATACGATGGGCCTGGTGGCAAGCCCGAGCCAGACGATCGTGATGCTGATGGGATGAGAGGCGCCATGTCGATTCCGCACCGTCTGATTCTTTGCCGGCTGCTGCCCGCGGCGTTGTGCGTGGGCGCCCTGGCCGCGTGCAGTTCGCTGAACAGCATGATGGGCGGTTCGTCCGAACAGGACGCGCTGAAGGCGCTGAAATGGACCTATGCCGCCGACGGCGTGCAGATCGCAGTGACTGCCGACCCGCATTTGAATCAATCCGCCGACCAGCCCCACACCCTGGCCGTGGCGGTCGTGCAGATGGAAGATCCCAACGCCTTCACCGCCGCCACCGCCAACAGCGCCAAGCTGACCGCCCTGTTGCTGGGCAGCAGCCCTCCTCCGGGCATGCTGGCGCTGAACCGCGTTTTCATTTCGCCCGGCGAGCAGCGCACCATTACCCTTGCGCGCGTCGAGAAAGCCCAGTACGTGGGCCTGGCCGCCGGCTACTACCACCTGGATCCGGCCCGCAGCGTCCGCCTGTACCGCATCGGCGTGGAAGTGGATTCGTCAGGCATCATCGTCACGACCCGCAACGCCACGCCCGAGCCCCTGAAGATCGATCTGCGGCTGGGGCCCGACGGCATCCAGGAAGCGCCCGGCACCCGCACTCCCCCGGTGCCGCTGACCAAGCCGCAGGCCGGCCCGGTGCCGCCGCCGGCTCCCGCGGCCGCGCCTGCCGGCCAGCCCGCCACTCAACCTTGAGCCTTTTACTCGCCGAATAACGATGAAGCCACTTAATCAACCACTGTTCTGGCACCAGGGCCTGTTTCTGCAGCCTCATCATTTCCAATACCAGGACGCCTGGATCGTGCGAAACCTGGCGCGGCAACTGGACATGGTCATGCCGTGGGGCTGGGGGTTCGGCGCCCTGCAGATCGACGACACCGCGCTGGCGGCGCGCCATTTCGTGGTGGACCAGCTCACGCTGCGATGGCCCGACGGAACCTTGACGGAGTATCCCGGCAACGCGCGCATCGAGTCGCTGCGCTTCGAGCTGGCCGATTTTTCCCAGGGCCCCCGCACGCTGTATGCGGGGCTGCGCCGCCATGTCGAAGGCCAGCCCAGCGTGCAGAAGTTCGAGAACCTGGACGATGCCGCCCAGGCCAACGCCCGCCTGGTCGTTCCCGCCGATCCGCAACGGGTGCCCGACCGCTATGCCCAGGGCCCGGCGGGCCGGGTCACGCTGATGACCTACGTGCTGCGGCTGTTCTGGGAAGAAGAACTGGACAACCTGGGCGACTATGATTTGCTGCCCATCGCCCGGCTGGAGCAGGACGGCGAAGTGGTGCGCATGATGCCCCGTTTCGTGCCGCCGTGCCTGAACCTGGCGGCCTCGCCGCAGCTGCAGCAGATGCTGCGCGAATTGCGCGACGAAGTCATCGGGCGGGCGCGCCAGCTCGAGGTGTTCAAGCAGCCGGTGGCCAGCCGTTCGGACGATGCGCAGTTCACGCCCGTGCTGGCCCTGTCGGTGCTGAACCGCTACGGCCCGCAGATCACCCACCTGATCGAGTCGCCGCAGACGCATCCCTGGACGATATACGGCGTACTGCGGCAGCTGGCCGGCGAGCTGAGCACATTTTCGGAGTTCTGCGACCTGCTGGGCGAAACGCGCGACAGCCAGCAGCTGGTTCCGCCCTACAAGCACACCGACATCGGCCAGGCCTACAGCGCCACCATGGACCTGATCCGCCGGCTGCTCAATGAAATCACCGTCGGCCCCGAGATGCTGGTGCATTTCGAGCAGGACGGCACCACTTCCAATCTGTACCGGGCCGAGATGCCGGATAACTTTTTCGGCCCCCGCCATCGTTATTACCTGATGGCGCGCAGCGCGGCCACCACCGAATCCAGGGAACTGGGCGAGCTGATTCTGATGGAGGCCAAGCTGGGCACGCCGGACCAGATCGAGACTCTGGTGACCCGTTCATTGCCCGGCCTTGAACTGTTGCCGCTGCAAGCGCTGCCGCTGGGCATGCCGCGGCGCGCGGGCGCAACGTACTTCCGCCTGGAAAGCCTGTCCGATGCCTGGGACGAGGTGCTGCGCGACAGGCGGCTGGCGTTTTTCATGCCGGATGCTCCCGCCGACCTGCGGCTGGAACTCATCGTAATCAAAGGATAAGCCGTGCGCCTGAGCAACTTCTGGGTTCCCGCCATCGAATCGGCCCGCGCGGCGCTGTCGCAATCCACCCTGGATGCGCCGGCGCTGTCGGCGCAATTGCAGGCCACCCTCGATGCCGCGGCCGGCCGCGCGCAGGACCAGGGCTTTTCGCATGACGATGTGCAGCTCGCCCTGTTTGCCGTGGTGGCGTGGATCGACGAGCAGGCCATGTCGCGTGAGTGGCCGGGGGCCTCGGCCTGGCGGCTGGCGCCCCTGCAGCGCCACTACTTCGCCACGACCCGGGCCGGCGCCGCGTTCTTCGAAAAGCTCGAGGCCCTGCCGGATGATGCCGCCGATGTGCGTGAGGTGTACGGGCTGGCGCTGCTGGCGGGCTTTCATGGGCGATACACGCATCGGCCGCCCGGCGAACTGGCGGAGTACCGCCGGGCCGTGCTCGAGCGCATCGCCCAGGAGCGCGAAATCAGTCCCCTGAGCGCGGACCAGCCGCTGTTTCCTCAAGCGGGCGCGCTGGCCAGGCGGCCTTTGCGCCATACGCGCGGCCTGGCGCCGTCGCTGGCCAGCCTGCTGTTGATCGTGGTGCCGCTGTGCGTGCTGCTGGGTCTTTATCTGTTTCTGGACCATCGCCTGGCGCAGAGCGCCGCGCAACTGATCGCGCCGCTTGCCGGCAGTCTTTGAACGCTATCGGGCAAAACCCCTGACTCCATGATGTTCAAGAAACTACTCGTTGTGATCGCCTGGGTGCTGGGCCTGATCCTGCTGGCGCTGGGATGCTGGATGGCGGGGCTGTACCTGCAATGGCCGTTGTGGCAGTCGGCAGCCTTGTTCGCCGGCATCCTGCTCGGCCTGTGGCTGCTGTCCTGGCTGCGCCGCCGCTGGCTGGCCTGGCGGCTGCGCCGGCGCCTGGCTCGCCCGGTCAGCGGCGGCACCGTCGACACGCGGCGCCTGGACGCCGACTGGCGCGCCGGATTGAGCGCGTTGAAGTACTCGCGCCTGTCGCGGTTCGGCTCGCCGTTGTATGTATTGCCCTGGTATATGGCGCTGGGGCCCCAGGACCCCGGCAAATCGGCGCTGCTGCACAGCATCGCCGGCAGAGGGCCGGTGCACGGCGATGGCGAAGACGCGCCCGTGCTGCAGTGGTGGCTGATGCGCCACTGCGTGGTGCTGGACCCCACCGAGTCGATGGGCGAAGAACACGTTGCGCCCGCCTCGGCCTACTGGCGCCGGCTGCTGCACTGGATGATGCGCACGCGCCGGCGGGAACCGTTGAATGGCCTGATCCTGGCCTTCAGCGCGGACTGGCTGATGCAAAGCGACGAGGCGCGGCTCAATGAGACCGGCCAGGGCCTGCGCAAGCGGCTGGATGAGCTGACGCGCGTCTACAACGCGCGCGT
This genomic window from Bordetella petrii contains:
- a CDS encoding DUF2169 family type VI secretion system accessory protein — its product is MKITKPDDVILLLGRQSHGGQPSLAITVGYACGTDGVRLTEQQAWAWLAPMFDKEPFDLGEKKLRGGYAVAGSACAPAGESVNGLTVRAGVGRLEKSLLVQGDRYWTRGVAGWQASAPRTFARMPLGLARAYGGGGWAHNPQGRGHCADPDQAEGTALPNVEHPDHPVLKPSDVPPLATLGPLPQGSPARARWLGTLDAAWQRRRLPWLPDDTDPRWFDRMEQDQCQDDYWRGDETWFAEHMHPGHTVLRGKLPGLRPRLLLRSDRTPEQRSEARLDLDTVWLFPTDERVVVLYRSSVAVRREDAEDMLGLAVFTEAMDEQAQPLEHWAAVWRQQEEAAAAPAEPVVPAAVAAAREADQAAGMAEIEAAAQEAQAHEKAVLKELGDEQQAAIDEIDRYRKAAGLSPASEVLQRAKAQYGHLEESPPDMDDWPDDPVAFARAVQSYLDHELAQAEDEARTYLKAQGRDFDKVMARAKAEAPLHDSHDLAKTLAAMPMAPEKKQALLEKYQVFTKKMDALEAETDELERAADAMAAEAAEPPAPGNDESLPPGQRTALDRETLLARHAAGQSCAWALLQDLDLSDVPLHGVDLSNAQIERCVLRRAGLENARFHEAELRQCDLAGAGLQGSSFNLALLTDCKLDGVSAQGADFSQARLKTVSLARAGLGATQWVQAQVDECGFEQAAMDAAQAGHAQFTGCRLSGLDAGRADFSRATFDQCVLTDAVFNEAALPHATLTACQAAGATFAGARMPGLRTLKNSDFSRARLDRARMEDASLQDTCLAGAILREARLDRSLVKNCDLAGTDAWHVTARAANFTGSRIAQASWRGANLMQSRWPEAVLEDVDMTGVNLHAADTRRASVQGLKLEQALLTRCRLLEDYANG
- a CDS encoding pentapeptide repeat-containing protein; this translates as MNPLIEQLRTGHAIPADSLAGADLRGADLKGLRLRGLDLRGARLDGANLSETAWQACHLDEARFDQAILSEASFTSCQGRGLSLHAARADHVWMRQCAWQEADFRQADLTRFAAVSVVFFGCRLQGAALAQAWLSQCDLSGLDLSGVAWTQTHFPDCQLRGARLAGASLAQCSFHRVDGSAADFTGIQAASVSFHGARLNDARFDGALLDGAIFDQARLDHASFSRASLRAARLYGAGSLGVSFADSQLAEADLSHFQAAHADFSHADLSRARLHAVQLPDALWRDAVLDDVRRDDLELRAAELWHPPV
- a CDS encoding DUF3540 domain-containing protein: MLQPLASTRPGCADPVLPAANQEANLQHARLVMSDGKRYAALTSQGTQWVTPAAGCLLQPAVGDLALVSLAAGQGYILTVLERGAPETPAELTVPGDLRLSLPEGRLALAAARGIALDAGPALDVAARHLSAALQGADLACQALKLTGDEAYTHWHTRTDVAGSRMDVAARSESHVQHSVRRIAGHEEISAQSVRQTVEQDWSVRADTANLKARERVALDAASVQLG
- a CDS encoding DUF4150 domain-containing protein; this encodes MFLLNNAGAMATATVPDVCLTPAAPSPIPVPYPNIATSDMADPAGIVETVLVVAMPALNLGSKILLSNGDQGGTAGGGVACGQIMGEAAFVSGSMSVMVGGKPGVQLTSPTTHNANNTMGLVASPSQTIVMLMG
- the tssJ gene encoding type VI secretion system lipoprotein TssJ — its product is MSIPHRLILCRLLPAALCVGALAACSSLNSMMGGSSEQDALKALKWTYAADGVQIAVTADPHLNQSADQPHTLAVAVVQMEDPNAFTAATANSAKLTALLLGSSPPPGMLALNRVFISPGEQRTITLARVEKAQYVGLAAGYYHLDPARSVRLYRIGVEVDSSGIIVTTRNATPEPLKIDLRLGPDGIQEAPGTRTPPVPLTKPQAGPVPPPAPAAAPAGQPATQP
- the tssK gene encoding type VI secretion system baseplate subunit TssK, producing the protein MKPLNQPLFWHQGLFLQPHHFQYQDAWIVRNLARQLDMVMPWGWGFGALQIDDTALAARHFVVDQLTLRWPDGTLTEYPGNARIESLRFELADFSQGPRTLYAGLRRHVEGQPSVQKFENLDDAAQANARLVVPADPQRVPDRYAQGPAGRVTLMTYVLRLFWEEELDNLGDYDLLPIARLEQDGEVVRMMPRFVPPCLNLAASPQLQQMLRELRDEVIGRARQLEVFKQPVASRSDDAQFTPVLALSVLNRYGPQITHLIESPQTHPWTIYGVLRQLAGELSTFSEFCDLLGETRDSQQLVPPYKHTDIGQAYSATMDLIRRLLNEITVGPEMLVHFEQDGTTSNLYRAEMPDNFFGPRHRYYLMARSAATTESRELGELILMEAKLGTPDQIETLVTRSLPGLELLPLQALPLGMPRRAGATYFRLESLSDAWDEVLRDRRLAFFMPDAPADLRLELIVIKG
- a CDS encoding DotU/TssL family secretion system protein codes for the protein MRLSNFWVPAIESARAALSQSTLDAPALSAQLQATLDAAAGRAQDQGFSHDDVQLALFAVVAWIDEQAMSREWPGASAWRLAPLQRHYFATTRAGAAFFEKLEALPDDAADVREVYGLALLAGFHGRYTHRPPGELAEYRRAVLERIAQEREISPLSADQPLFPQAGALARRPLRHTRGLAPSLASLLLIVVPLCVLLGLYLFLDHRLAQSAAQLIAPLAGSL